In one window of Gemmatimonadetes bacterium SCN 70-22 DNA:
- a CDS encoding carbamoyltransferase HypF — translation MPDGGAVERVRRRVHVRGVVQGVGFRPFCHSLAAHFGLAGHVGNDGAGVFLELEGDAGHVAAFLQSLEREAPPLARIEEVHVESVPTQGEREFRILASEALPGEVTPVSPDVATCDDCLRELHDPADRRYRYPFINCTNCGPRYTIIRDVPYDRPLTTMASFVMCEACAHEYHDPRNRRFHAQPNACPACGPRLGWRTRDEKRDSLTGEAALAAALDTLRSGGVVAVKGIGGFHLACDATRPEAVMALRTRKRRSDKPFAILARDVTEVCRFAEVSPDAGRLLTSPARPIVLLQRRGAPDIAVAREVAPGQATLGVMLPYTPLHHLLAAVGPLVLTSGNLSEEPIARDNAEALERLASLADGFLLHDREIHVVCDDSVIRVHQGRELPLRRSRGYAPYPVRLPAPAPAVLAVGGELKGTACLTRDRYAFLTPHIGDVGNLETLAALERACDHLARLFRVVPERLACDMHPGYLSAQWGRRLAAEQRLPVIEVQHHHAHLAALMGEHGLGARDAILAFAFDGTGYGTDGTIWGGEVLLGGYAGFERVAHLAPAPLPGGDAAVRRPARTALAQLWAAGLPWEGTHAAAALAAGERRVLRTQLERRINCVDTTSMGRFLDAAASLAGGRQSVSYEGQAAIEFEGMAREGAARGPAYHFECSDSPGDVIIFDGAPVLRGVAADAAVGRDRRDMARAVHVAVAGAIVAVASRLRETRGIDRVGLTGGVFQNVLLLALAEDGLRAAGFTVLLHHKVPPNDGGLALGQALVAAHA, via the coding sequence GTGCCGGATGGAGGAGCGGTGGAACGCGTTAGGCGTCGCGTGCACGTCCGCGGCGTGGTGCAGGGGGTCGGGTTCCGCCCCTTCTGCCATTCCCTGGCCGCGCACTTCGGCCTGGCCGGCCACGTCGGCAACGACGGAGCGGGCGTCTTTCTGGAGTTGGAGGGAGACGCCGGGCACGTGGCCGCCTTCCTCCAATCGCTCGAGCGCGAGGCTCCCCCGCTCGCCCGCATCGAGGAGGTGCACGTCGAGTCCGTCCCGACGCAGGGAGAGCGCGAGTTCCGCATCCTTGCCAGCGAAGCCCTCCCGGGGGAGGTGACGCCGGTCTCTCCCGACGTCGCCACGTGCGACGACTGCCTCCGCGAACTGCACGATCCCGCCGATCGCCGCTATCGCTACCCGTTCATCAACTGCACGAACTGCGGACCGCGCTACACCATCATACGCGACGTGCCGTACGATCGCCCGCTCACCACCATGGCGTCGTTTGTCATGTGCGAGGCGTGCGCGCACGAATACCACGACCCGCGCAACCGGCGCTTCCACGCGCAACCGAACGCATGCCCGGCCTGCGGTCCCCGCCTGGGTTGGCGCACGCGCGACGAGAAGCGCGACTCCCTCACGGGCGAAGCGGCGCTGGCGGCCGCCCTGGATACGCTACGGAGCGGGGGCGTGGTGGCGGTGAAGGGAATTGGCGGCTTTCATCTGGCGTGCGACGCCACAAGGCCGGAGGCCGTGATGGCGCTGCGGACCCGCAAACGACGGTCGGACAAGCCATTCGCCATCCTGGCCCGGGACGTCACCGAGGTGTGTCGCTTCGCGGAGGTCTCACCCGATGCAGGGCGCCTCCTCACGTCGCCGGCGCGCCCCATCGTCCTCCTGCAGCGTCGGGGCGCCCCCGACATCGCCGTGGCCCGTGAAGTGGCGCCGGGGCAGGCGACCCTCGGCGTCATGCTCCCCTACACGCCGCTGCACCACCTGCTGGCCGCAGTTGGGCCGCTCGTTCTCACATCCGGAAACCTGAGCGAGGAGCCGATTGCCCGCGACAACGCCGAGGCGCTCGAGCGCCTGGCCTCCCTCGCCGACGGCTTCCTGCTGCACGATCGCGAGATCCACGTGGTCTGCGATGACTCGGTGATTCGGGTGCACCAGGGACGCGAGCTTCCCCTGCGCAGGTCACGCGGCTATGCCCCGTATCCGGTGCGCCTCCCCGCGCCAGCGCCAGCGGTGCTGGCGGTGGGGGGAGAGCTCAAGGGCACCGCCTGCCTCACGCGCGACCGCTACGCCTTCCTCACGCCCCACATCGGCGACGTGGGCAACCTGGAGACGCTCGCCGCGCTCGAGCGCGCGTGCGACCATCTGGCGCGCCTCTTTCGCGTGGTGCCGGAGCGTCTCGCCTGCGACATGCACCCAGGCTACCTCTCGGCCCAGTGGGGGCGCCGCTTGGCCGCCGAGCAGCGCCTGCCAGTGATCGAAGTCCAGCACCACCATGCGCACCTTGCCGCCCTCATGGGCGAGCACGGCCTGGGAGCGCGCGACGCCATCCTCGCCTTCGCCTTCGACGGGACCGGCTACGGGACCGACGGCACGATCTGGGGTGGCGAGGTCCTGCTTGGCGGCTATGCCGGCTTCGAGCGCGTGGCCCACCTGGCGCCCGCCCCACTCCCCGGAGGCGACGCCGCCGTACGGCGCCCCGCCCGGACGGCGCTGGCCCAACTGTGGGCTGCCGGCCTGCCATGGGAGGGAACGCACGCCGCGGCGGCGTTGGCCGCCGGGGAGCGCCGCGTCCTCCGCACCCAGCTCGAGCGGCGCATCAACTGCGTCGACACCACGTCGATGGGACGATTCCTGGATGCGGCCGCCTCGCTCGCCGGAGGGCGCCAATCCGTGAGCTACGAGGGCCAGGCGGCGATCGAATTCGAGGGGATGGCCCGTGAGGGAGCCGCACGCGGTCCCGCGTACCACTTCGAGTGCTCCGACTCGCCCGGCGATGTGATTATCTTCGACGGCGCGCCCGTGCTGCGCGGTGTTGCGGCCGACGCGGCCGTCGGACGCGACAGGCGAGACATGGCGCGGGCGGTGCATGTGGCCGTCGCCGGCGCGATCGTCGCCGTCGCATCCCGCCTTCGGGAGACGCGCGGGATCGACCGTGTGGGGCTGACGGGCGGCGTGTTCCAGAACGTCCTCCTGCTCGCGCTCGCCGAGGACGGCCTGCGCGCGGCCGGATTCACGGTGCTGCTGCACCACAAGGTTCCACCTAACGATGGCGGGCTCGCGCTCGGACAGGCGCTGGTCGCCGCCCACGCGTGA
- a CDS encoding hydrogenase maturation nickel metallochaperone HypA: MHELSLAQGIVEQSVEAAQRAGAAKVLSVRIKVGALAGVESGALQFCYEAASQGTLLEGSRLEILDVPLVVWCAHCLKEVELAGVQSFRCPTCGTPCGEIRQGRELQVESVEIES; encoded by the coding sequence ATGCACGAGCTCTCGCTGGCGCAGGGAATTGTCGAGCAATCCGTGGAGGCCGCGCAGCGCGCAGGCGCGGCGAAGGTGCTCTCCGTCCGCATCAAGGTGGGGGCGCTCGCCGGCGTGGAGTCGGGCGCCCTGCAGTTCTGTTACGAAGCGGCCAGCCAGGGGACGCTACTGGAGGGGTCGCGCCTGGAGATTCTCGACGTACCATTGGTGGTATGGTGCGCCCATTGCCTGAAGGAGGTCGAGTTGGCTGGGGTGCAGAGCTTTCGCTGTCCCACCTGCGGCACCCCGTGCGGGGAGATCCGGCAGGGGCGTGAATTGCAGGTCGAATCGGTGGAGATCGAATCATGA
- a CDS encoding hydrogenase accessory protein HypB, producing the protein MSQTRIVEVRAGILKKNDELARGLRARFEAAGVYVVNLVSSPGTGKTQFLEHTLRDLLASGAQAAALVGDLETDNDAQRLARSGAPARQINTHGRCHLEAEMIGDFLGDWDLASLDFLFIENVGNLVCPASYDLGEALRVALLSVTEGEDKPLKYPTMFNSADVAVVTKMDLAEACEFDRAKAHRAIHEVRPGMTILEVSSKCGSGMEQWMTLLRERRDEWQGRLGAALAPSASEPGAS; encoded by the coding sequence ATGAGCCAGACCCGGATCGTCGAGGTTCGCGCCGGAATCCTGAAGAAGAACGACGAGCTGGCGCGGGGGCTGCGCGCGCGCTTCGAGGCTGCGGGGGTCTACGTCGTGAACCTCGTCTCGAGCCCGGGCACGGGGAAGACGCAATTCCTGGAGCATACGCTTCGCGACCTTCTGGCGTCGGGCGCGCAGGCCGCGGCGCTGGTGGGGGACCTCGAGACCGACAACGATGCGCAGCGCCTGGCGCGGAGCGGAGCGCCGGCGCGCCAGATCAACACGCACGGACGCTGTCACCTCGAGGCGGAGATGATCGGCGACTTCCTGGGGGACTGGGACCTGGCGTCGCTCGACTTCCTCTTCATCGAGAACGTGGGCAACCTCGTCTGCCCGGCGAGCTACGACCTGGGCGAGGCACTGCGGGTGGCGCTCCTGTCGGTGACGGAGGGCGAGGACAAGCCGCTCAAGTATCCCACCATGTTCAACTCGGCCGACGTCGCCGTCGTCACCAAGATGGACCTGGCCGAGGCGTGCGAGTTCGACCGAGCCAAGGCGCACCGCGCCATTCACGAAGTACGCCCCGGGATGACGATCCTCGAGGTGTCGTCGAAGTGCGGGAGCGGGATGGAGCAGTGGATGACGCTGCTTCGCGAGCGGCGGGACGAATGGCAGGGACGCTTGGGCGCCGCGCTGGCCCCTTCCGCCAGCGAGCCTGGTGCTTCATAG
- a CDS encoding hydrogenase has translation MCLAVPGRIVDIFEAGGARMGRLDFGGIQKQVCLEYLPDAVVGDYAIVHVGFAISRVDEASAHQTLQHFRELGILEEELGEVPDEAYRPPDACPLPPQLQ, from the coding sequence ATGTGCCTCGCCGTTCCTGGACGCATCGTCGACATCTTCGAGGCCGGGGGCGCCCGGATGGGGCGCCTCGACTTCGGGGGGATCCAGAAGCAGGTCTGCCTCGAGTACCTCCCCGACGCGGTCGTGGGCGACTACGCGATCGTCCACGTCGGCTTTGCCATCTCCCGTGTGGACGAGGCGTCGGCGCACCAGACGCTGCAGCACTTTCGCGAGCTGGGAATCCTCGAGGAGGAACTGGGCGAGGTGCCGGACGAGGCGTATCGCCCACCGGACGCCTGCCCCCTCCCACCTCAGCTGCAATGA
- a CDS encoding hydrogenase expression/formation protein HypE encodes MTIDLAAWSCPLPLRDYPAIVLGHGGGGQLTNELVDHLFKPAFSNPALDRMTDSAVLALPPGRIAYSTDSFVVRPLFFPGGSIGTLAVNGTVNDVAMSGATPLFMSAGFIIEEGFPTASLGRVVAEMAAAARAAGISIVTGDTKVVERGKGDGLYINTSGVGIVPDGVAIAPQLAVPGDLVLLSGTLGDHGMAIMSVREGLEFETTIESDCAALHTMVRDLLAAAPGVHVLRDPTRGGLSSALNEIATQASVGIVVQEDRIPVRPQVRSACELLGLDPYFVANEGKLIAIVERAQGDAALAALRAHPLGADAAIIGEVTAAHPGMLIERTAIGASRVVTMQIGEQLPRIC; translated from the coding sequence GTGACCATCGACCTCGCCGCCTGGTCGTGTCCCCTCCCGCTCAGGGACTACCCGGCGATCGTACTCGGGCATGGCGGAGGAGGCCAGCTCACCAACGAGCTGGTCGACCACTTGTTCAAGCCCGCCTTCTCGAACCCGGCGCTCGACCGCATGACCGACTCGGCCGTGCTCGCCCTGCCGCCGGGGCGCATCGCGTACTCCACCGACTCCTTCGTGGTGCGCCCGCTCTTCTTCCCCGGCGGGAGCATCGGGACGCTGGCGGTGAACGGGACGGTCAACGACGTCGCGATGAGCGGGGCAACGCCGCTCTTCATGAGCGCGGGGTTCATCATCGAGGAGGGATTCCCCACCGCGTCGCTTGGGCGCGTGGTCGCCGAGATGGCTGCGGCCGCCCGCGCGGCCGGGATCAGCATCGTCACCGGCGACACCAAGGTCGTCGAGCGCGGCAAGGGCGACGGCCTGTACATCAACACCTCCGGCGTGGGGATCGTCCCCGACGGCGTGGCGATCGCGCCGCAGCTGGCGGTCCCGGGCGACCTCGTCCTCCTCAGCGGAACGCTCGGGGATCACGGCATGGCGATCATGAGCGTGCGCGAGGGGCTCGAGTTCGAGACGACGATCGAGAGCGACTGCGCCGCGCTCCACACGATGGTGCGCGACCTCCTGGCCGCTGCCCCCGGCGTGCACGTCCTGCGTGACCCGACGCGCGGAGGGCTGTCTTCGGCGCTGAACGAGATCGCGACCCAGGCGTCGGTCGGCATCGTGGTGCAGGAGGACCGGATCCCCGTGCGCCCGCAGGTCCGGTCGGCGTGCGAACTGCTCGGCCTCGACCCCTACTTCGTGGCAAACGAAGGAAAGCTGATCGCGATCGTCGAGCGGGCGCAGGGCGACGCCGCCCTGGCCGCCCTTCGCGCCCATCCGCTCGGCGCCGACGCGGCGATCATCGGCGAGGTGACCGCTGCGCACCCTGGAATGCTCATCGAGCGCACCGCGATAGGTGCGAGCCGCGTGGTCACCATGCAGATCGGGGAGCAGCTGCCGCGCATCTGTTGA
- a CDS encoding ATPase, which yields MKSLVRVASGQGFWGDWLEAPRRQVEGGPVDYLMLDYLAEVTMSILQKQKERDPKMGYARDFIGAIESVLPGIVERGVKVIANAGGVNPRACADALLALADRKGVRGKLALGVVTGDDLLPRLDALLAEGHALANMDTGEPLSIVRDRVLSANAYIGSDPIIEALAKGANVVITGRSTDTALTMAPLRHEFGWGPGDWDKLAAGIIAGHIIECGAQCSGGNCLKDWDTIPDVWNIGYPIVDARPDGTFEICKHPDTGGRIDVSTVSEQLVYEMGDPHSYITPDVVADFTSIQLAPSGENRVRVFGIKGRPPTDKLKVSIAYRSGYKAVGTLVYAWPDALAKAQAADQVLRRRLEYLGLTFDTIVTEFVGANATHGPLAGDHRDAPEVQLRVGVRGQDKAMVERFTRELIPMVLNGPPSVTGFAAGRPKVEEIVAYWPALIDKSVVTTQVEVVR from the coding sequence ATGAAGTCGCTCGTCAGGGTCGCATCCGGCCAGGGATTCTGGGGCGACTGGCTCGAGGCGCCCCGCCGCCAGGTGGAGGGAGGCCCCGTCGACTACCTCATGCTCGACTACCTGGCCGAGGTGACGATGTCGATCCTCCAGAAGCAGAAGGAGCGCGACCCGAAGATGGGGTATGCACGCGACTTCATCGGGGCGATCGAGTCGGTGCTGCCGGGGATCGTCGAGCGCGGGGTGAAGGTGATCGCCAACGCGGGCGGGGTGAACCCGCGGGCATGCGCCGACGCCCTCCTCGCCCTCGCCGACCGGAAGGGCGTGCGAGGCAAGTTGGCGTTAGGCGTAGTGACCGGTGACGACCTCCTGCCGCGCCTCGACGCGCTGCTGGCCGAGGGGCATGCGCTCGCCAACATGGACACGGGCGAGCCGCTGTCGATCGTGCGCGACCGGGTCCTCTCGGCCAACGCCTACATCGGCTCGGACCCCATCATCGAGGCGCTGGCCAAGGGCGCGAACGTGGTGATCACGGGGCGCTCGACCGACACGGCGCTGACCATGGCCCCCCTGCGCCACGAGTTCGGGTGGGGGCCAGGCGACTGGGACAAGCTCGCCGCCGGGATCATCGCCGGCCACATCATCGAGTGCGGCGCCCAGTGCTCGGGTGGCAACTGCCTCAAGGACTGGGACACCATTCCCGACGTCTGGAACATCGGCTACCCCATCGTGGATGCGCGCCCCGACGGGACCTTCGAGATCTGCAAGCACCCCGACACCGGCGGGCGTATCGACGTCTCGACGGTCTCCGAGCAGCTGGTGTACGAGATGGGCGACCCGCACTCCTACATCACCCCGGACGTCGTCGCCGACTTCACCTCGATCCAGCTCGCGCCGTCGGGCGAGAACCGCGTGAGGGTCTTCGGGATCAAGGGGCGCCCCCCGACCGACAAGCTCAAGGTGTCGATCGCGTACCGCTCCGGCTACAAGGCGGTGGGGACCCTGGTCTATGCGTGGCCCGATGCCCTGGCGAAGGCACAGGCCGCCGACCAGGTGCTGCGCCGGCGCCTGGAGTACCTGGGGCTCACGTTCGACACCATCGTCACCGAGTTCGTCGGCGCCAACGCGACCCATGGCCCGCTGGCGGGCGATCATCGCGATGCCCCGGAGGTGCAGCTGCGGGTCGGCGTCCGCGGCCAGGACAAGGCGATGGTCGAACGCTTCACGCGCGAGCTGATCCCGATGGTCCTCAACGGCCCGCCGAGTGTGACCGGCTTCGCGGCGGGACGCCCGAAGGTGGAAGAGATCGTCGCCTACTGGCCGGCGCTCATCGACAAGAGCGTCGTCACGACCCAGGTGGAGGTGGTGCGATGA
- a CDS encoding propionyl-CoA carboxylase yields the protein MTSRLRELGAAVRELEATLRSGGGADKVARQHKQGKLTARERIEALCDVGSRFLEIGLLVAYDQYDGQAPGAGVVTGIGQVHGREVVIVANDATVKAGSWWPETIRKILRAQEIAMRCRIPIIYLVDSAGVNLPYQGGVFPGQYGAARIFYYNSIMRRYLRVPQIAAVMGPCIAGGAYLPALSDVILMVKGTSFMGLGGPNLVKGATGQTIDGETLGGASTHTEVSGVAHYALDDDAACLAKIRELVARLPQGAALPARVSPRPSGASPDALYDLLPADHRMSYDMHAVLRSVLDDGTLDEFQPGLAREMICGDGHIEGIAVGVIANQRGLIKGRPGEKPRFGGILYAESAEKVAYFIDRCDRQGIPLLFVQDVSGFMVGAEAEHEGIIRAGARFVEAMACARVPKLVLTVNHASGAGYYAMAGQGFDPDFIFSWPTGRMGVMEGESAIQAVHGPALEAAKKAGHPPSGEVLQAVEEMRADYEHQLDARYAAARGYVDAIIHPEETRDVIAMALRAALRNPGPHIGAFVLPPQPEVAR from the coding sequence ATGACGTCACGATTGCGGGAGCTCGGCGCGGCGGTGCGCGAGCTCGAGGCGACGCTGCGCTCCGGCGGCGGCGCCGACAAGGTGGCCCGACAGCACAAGCAGGGAAAGCTCACGGCGCGCGAGCGCATCGAGGCGCTGTGCGACGTCGGCTCGCGGTTCCTCGAGATCGGCCTCCTGGTGGCCTACGACCAGTACGACGGCCAGGCGCCGGGCGCCGGCGTGGTGACGGGAATCGGTCAGGTGCACGGCCGCGAGGTCGTGATCGTGGCGAACGACGCCACCGTGAAGGCCGGCTCCTGGTGGCCGGAGACGATCCGAAAGATCCTGCGCGCGCAGGAGATCGCGATGCGCTGCCGCATCCCGATCATCTACCTCGTCGACTCGGCCGGGGTCAACCTCCCGTACCAGGGGGGGGTCTTCCCGGGGCAGTACGGGGCGGCGCGCATCTTCTACTACAACTCGATCATGCGGCGCTACCTCCGGGTGCCGCAGATTGCCGCGGTCATGGGGCCGTGCATCGCCGGCGGTGCGTACCTTCCCGCGCTCTCCGACGTCATCCTGATGGTGAAGGGGACGTCGTTCATGGGGCTCGGCGGCCCCAACCTCGTGAAGGGGGCCACCGGCCAGACGATCGACGGCGAGACGTTAGGCGGGGCGTCGACGCACACCGAGGTCAGCGGCGTGGCGCACTACGCCCTGGACGACGACGCCGCCTGCCTGGCGAAGATTCGCGAACTCGTCGCGCGGCTTCCGCAGGGAGCCGCACTCCCCGCTCGCGTCTCCCCGCGCCCGTCGGGCGCCTCACCGGACGCCCTCTACGACCTCCTCCCGGCCGACCACCGCATGTCCTACGACATGCATGCGGTGTTGCGTTCCGTCCTCGACGACGGAACGCTCGACGAGTTCCAGCCCGGCCTCGCGCGAGAGATGATCTGCGGCGACGGGCACATCGAGGGAATCGCCGTCGGCGTCATCGCCAACCAGCGCGGCCTCATCAAGGGGCGCCCGGGGGAGAAGCCGCGCTTCGGCGGGATCCTCTATGCGGAGAGCGCCGAGAAGGTGGCGTACTTCATCGACCGCTGCGATCGACAGGGCATCCCGCTCCTCTTCGTGCAGGACGTGTCGGGCTTCATGGTCGGCGCCGAGGCCGAGCACGAGGGGATCATCCGCGCCGGGGCGCGATTCGTCGAGGCCATGGCCTGCGCACGCGTCCCCAAGCTCGTCCTGACCGTGAACCACGCGTCCGGGGCGGGCTACTACGCGATGGCGGGGCAGGGGTTCGACCCCGACTTCATCTTCTCGTGGCCCACGGGGCGCATGGGGGTGATGGAGGGAGAATCCGCGATCCAGGCGGTCCACGGCCCGGCGCTGGAGGCGGCGAAGAAGGCCGGCCACCCTCCGTCGGGCGAGGTGCTGCAGGCCGTCGAGGAGATGCGAGCCGACTACGAACACCAGCTCGACGCCCGCTACGCGGCCGCGCGCGGCTACGTCGACGCCATCATCCATCCGGAGGAGACGCGCGACGTCATCGCCATGGCCTTGCGCGCCGCGCTCCGCAACCCGGGCCCGCACATCGGGGCCTTCGTCCTTCCGCCGCAACCGGAGGTTGCACGATGA
- a CDS encoding methylmalonyl-CoA mutase: MSRPIRVLIAKPGLDGHDRGAKVVAAALRDAGMEVIYTGLHQTPEMIANAAVQEDVDVIGLSILSGAHMTLFPRVRQLLVEAGRDDILVTGGGIIPKEDMEALRAQGIGELFGPGTPTSALIDYIQGWFQSRQPAA, encoded by the coding sequence ATGTCCCGACCGATTCGTGTCCTGATTGCCAAGCCCGGCCTCGATGGCCACGACCGCGGCGCCAAGGTGGTGGCCGCCGCGCTGCGCGATGCCGGGATGGAGGTGATCTACACCGGGCTGCACCAGACCCCCGAGATGATCGCCAACGCCGCCGTGCAGGAGGACGTCGACGTGATCGGGCTGTCGATCCTGAGCGGGGCACACATGACGCTCTTCCCCAGGGTCCGCCAGCTGCTGGTGGAGGCGGGGCGGGATGACATCCTCGTCACGGGCGGCGGGATCATCCCCAAGGAGGACATGGAGGCGCTGCGCGCCCAGGGGATCGGGGAGCTGTTCGGCCCCGGCACCCCGACATCGGCGCTGATCGACTACATCCAGGGGTGGTTCCAGTCCCGGCAGCCGGCGGCATGA
- a CDS encoding methylmalonyl-CoA mutase: MRAEVARWRTRYEQGEKRDLAFVNSEKEVEPVYTVLDAMDGDPLALPLPGDFPYTRGIHPTGYRGRLWTMRQFAGFGTARETNQRFKFLLEHGQTGLSTAFDFPTLMGYDSDHPRSEGEVGKTGVAISSLADMETLFDGIPLDKVSTSMTINGPAVILFCFYVAAAERQGVKPEQVMGTVQNDILKEYMAQHAWVYPIEPALRLIVDLFEWAATNTPKWNTISISGYHIREAGATAAQELAFTLANGFTYVERGMARGLDVDTFAPRLSFFFDIHNDFFEEIAKLRAARRIWARRLRDVYGARDPRSWMLRFHSQTAGVTLTAPQPMNNIVRVAYQAMAAVLGGTQSLHTNSMDETLALPTEAAVQVALRTQQVLAYETGVANVSDPLGGSYYVEALTDQFEREAEEIFAQVEEQGGVVKGIEQGWFQRKIAESAMRQQWEIEQRRRLVVGVNEFVTEEPELTIPVLKVGKEADDTQRAGLAQLRATRDSTLVQQRLGALRDAARTDANLIPYILDCARAYCTLYEIRAAMEEVFGAYREPVFF, encoded by the coding sequence CTGCGCGCGGAAGTGGCGCGCTGGCGCACGCGCTACGAGCAGGGTGAGAAGCGCGACCTCGCCTTCGTGAACTCCGAGAAGGAGGTCGAGCCGGTCTATACGGTGCTCGACGCCATGGACGGCGATCCCCTCGCGCTGCCGTTGCCCGGCGACTTCCCGTACACGCGCGGCATCCACCCCACGGGTTACCGCGGCCGCTTGTGGACGATGCGCCAGTTCGCCGGATTCGGCACGGCGCGCGAGACCAACCAGCGCTTCAAGTTCCTCCTCGAGCACGGGCAGACGGGGCTCTCCACCGCATTCGACTTCCCGACGCTGATGGGCTACGACTCCGACCATCCGCGGTCGGAGGGTGAGGTCGGGAAGACGGGAGTCGCCATCTCGTCCCTGGCCGACATGGAGACGCTCTTCGACGGGATCCCGCTCGACAAGGTCTCGACGTCGATGACGATCAACGGACCGGCGGTGATCCTCTTCTGCTTCTACGTGGCCGCGGCCGAGCGCCAGGGGGTGAAGCCGGAGCAGGTGATGGGGACGGTCCAGAACGACATCCTCAAGGAGTACATGGCGCAGCACGCGTGGGTGTACCCGATCGAGCCCGCGTTGCGCCTGATCGTCGACCTGTTCGAGTGGGCGGCGACGAACACGCCCAAGTGGAACACCATCTCCATCAGTGGCTACCACATCCGCGAAGCCGGGGCGACGGCGGCGCAGGAGCTCGCCTTCACCCTGGCCAATGGCTTCACGTATGTGGAGCGCGGGATGGCGCGCGGCCTCGACGTCGACACCTTCGCCCCGCGCCTGTCGTTCTTCTTCGACATCCACAACGACTTCTTCGAGGAGATCGCCAAGCTGCGCGCCGCGCGCCGCATCTGGGCCAGGCGCCTGCGCGACGTGTACGGGGCGCGGGACCCGCGCTCGTGGATGCTGCGCTTCCACTCGCAGACGGCAGGGGTGACGCTCACCGCGCCGCAGCCGATGAACAACATCGTGCGGGTGGCCTACCAGGCGATGGCCGCGGTGCTCGGCGGGACGCAGTCGCTGCACACCAACTCCATGGACGAGACGCTGGCCCTCCCCACCGAGGCGGCGGTGCAGGTGGCGCTCCGCACGCAGCAGGTCCTCGCCTACGAGACCGGCGTCGCCAACGTGAGCGACCCGTTGGGCGGGTCCTACTACGTCGAGGCGCTCACCGACCAGTTCGAGCGCGAGGCCGAGGAGATCTTCGCCCAGGTCGAGGAGCAGGGCGGCGTGGTGAAGGGGATCGAACAGGGGTGGTTCCAGCGCAAGATCGCCGAGAGCGCCATGCGCCAGCAGTGGGAGATCGAGCAGCGCCGGCGCCTGGTGGTGGGGGTGAACGAGTTCGTCACCGAGGAGCCGGAGCTGACCATCCCGGTCCTCAAGGTGGGGAAGGAGGCGGACGACACGCAGCGCGCCGGGCTGGCCCAGCTGCGCGCCACACGCGACTCCACCCTCGTCCAGCAGCGCCTGGGCGCGCTGCGCGACGCGGCGCGTACGGACGCCAACCTGATCCCCTACATCCTCGATTGCGCCCGCGCCTATTGCACCTTGTACGAGATCCGTGCGGCGATGGAGGAAGTCTTCGGCGCGTACCGGGAGCCGGTCTTCTTTTGA
- a CDS encoding GTPase yields the protein MQRLLGAFDARQPAALARAVSLVENQREGFDALLAALHPRIGRARRIGITGPPGAGKSTLTTQLTKAYRAAGLTVGIVAVDPTSPFTGGALLGDRIRMEDVALDPGVYIRSLATRGSLGGLSSATRVVADVLDAFGFDRILLETVGVGQSELDIARAAESTLVVLVPESGDSIQTLKAGLMEIADLFAVNKADRPGADRVRNDIELMLGMRSGLALRDVPAHHGVDLGAIANPARVARAAARGEQEERWVPPVLRTVAAKGEGVGEVVDALDRHFRYLGASGELTRRRRERWREQVLEVAEQRLRHRVWRDPDIQAFIEASLPAIEAGTSTPFGIADELLRRGAGILTRTSP from the coding sequence ATCCAGCGACTCCTGGGCGCGTTCGACGCCCGGCAGCCGGCCGCCCTCGCGCGTGCCGTCAGCCTGGTCGAGAACCAGCGCGAGGGGTTCGATGCGCTGCTGGCCGCGCTTCACCCGCGCATCGGCCGCGCCCGGCGCATCGGGATCACCGGACCGCCGGGAGCCGGGAAGAGCACGCTCACGACCCAGCTCACCAAGGCGTACCGCGCCGCCGGGCTCACGGTCGGCATCGTCGCCGTGGACCCGACCTCACCGTTCACCGGCGGGGCCCTGCTGGGCGACCGCATCCGCATGGAGGACGTGGCGCTCGACCCGGGGGTGTACATCCGCTCGCTCGCGACCCGAGGATCGTTAGGCGGCCTGTCGTCGGCGACGCGGGTCGTGGCCGATGTCCTCGACGCCTTCGGCTTCGACCGCATCCTGCTGGAGACGGTGGGCGTCGGCCAGAGCGAACTCGACATCGCCCGCGCCGCCGAGAGCACCCTGGTCGTCCTCGTTCCGGAGTCGGGCGACTCGATCCAGACGCTGAAGGCGGGGCTGATGGAGATCGCCGACCTGTTCGCGGTCAACAAGGCCGACCGCCCGGGGGCGGACCGGGTGCGCAACGACATCGAGCTGATGCTGGGGATGCGATCGGGGCTCGCATTGCGCGACGTGCCGGCGCACCATGGGGTGGACCTGGGCGCCATTGCCAACCCCGCCAGGGTGGCGCGTGCCGCCGCGCGCGGCGAGCAGGAGGAGCGCTGGGTCCCCCCGGTGCTGCGCACGGTCGCCGCCAAGGGGGAGGGGGTCGGCGAGGTCGTGGACGCGCTCGACCGGCACTTCCGCTATCTTGGGGCCAGCGGGGAGCTGACCCGGCGACGACGCGAGCGGTGGCGGGAACAGGTCCTGGAGGTGGCGGAGCAGCGCCTGCGACACCGGGTCTGGCGCGACCCGGACATCCAGGCCTTCATCGAGGCGTCGCTCCCGGCCATCGAGGCCGGCACGAGCACGCCGTTCGGCATCGCCGACGAGTTGTTGCGGCGCGGTGCCGGGATCCTAACGAGGACGAGCCCATGA